A window of the Desulforapulum autotrophicum HRM2 genome harbors these coding sequences:
- the kamA gene encoding lysine 2,3-aminomutase, with the protein MIFNKHQQDIAEKMDLNVSKSNWKDWKWQIKHCVKSIDLLESLLEIKLPFEQRVLLKKTMDKFPMSITPYYLSLINTDDLEHDPIFRQSVASVRELEFSNDDMKDPLHEDKDSPVPGITHRYPDRVLFLVSNRCAMYCRHCTRKRKVGDVDSIPGKQEILAGIDYIRNNPEIRDVLLSGGDPLLLSTSYLDWILTELEKIEHVEVIRIGTRTPVVLPYRITDAMTNMLKRHHPIWINTHFNHPREVTASARDALTKLANAGIPLGNQTVLLAGVNDCPRIMRSLVHKLVLNRVRPYYLYQCDLSEGLTHFRTPVGKGIEIIESLIGHTSGFCVPTYVIDAPGGGGKIPVMPNYLISWSTNKVILRNYEGVITTYKEPLSYEQTFCDRNCDECNLQLPLEDAAEYRAVGIEKLLADYDNTIAIVPENNDRTERRKAS; encoded by the coding sequence TTGATTTTTAATAAGCATCAGCAGGATATCGCAGAAAAAATGGATTTAAACGTATCAAAATCAAATTGGAAGGATTGGAAATGGCAAATAAAGCACTGTGTTAAATCGATTGATCTTCTGGAATCGCTCCTGGAGATAAAGCTTCCATTTGAACAACGGGTTTTATTAAAAAAAACAATGGACAAATTCCCCATGTCCATAACGCCATACTACTTATCCCTCATAAATACGGACGATTTAGAACATGATCCCATTTTTAGACAGTCTGTCGCCTCTGTTCGTGAGCTTGAATTTTCAAACGACGACATGAAAGACCCTTTGCACGAAGACAAGGACAGTCCCGTGCCAGGCATTACCCACCGATATCCAGACCGTGTTTTGTTTCTGGTCAGCAACAGGTGTGCAATGTATTGTCGACACTGCACCAGAAAAAGAAAGGTTGGCGATGTTGATAGTATTCCCGGTAAACAAGAGATCCTGGCGGGAATTGACTATATTCGAAACAATCCGGAAATAAGAGATGTTTTATTGAGTGGCGGCGACCCCCTTCTCCTGTCAACCAGCTATCTTGATTGGATATTGACTGAACTTGAAAAAATTGAGCATGTGGAAGTCATTAGAATCGGAACCAGAACCCCGGTTGTTTTACCCTATCGAATTACCGATGCAATGACCAATATGCTTAAACGACACCATCCCATATGGATAAACACCCATTTTAACCACCCAAGGGAAGTAACGGCATCCGCCAGGGACGCCCTTACAAAACTTGCCAACGCAGGCATACCCCTTGGTAACCAAACGGTTCTGCTTGCCGGTGTCAACGATTGTCCAAGGATAATGCGTTCACTGGTCCATAAACTTGTGCTCAACAGAGTCAGACCCTACTATCTATACCAGTGCGATCTTTCAGAAGGATTGACCCATTTCAGGACCCCAGTAGGTAAAGGTATCGAGATAATAGAGAGTCTCATCGGTCATACCAGTGGTTTTTGTGTACCCACCTATGTTATTGACGCACCAGGTGGGGGAGGAAAAATTCCTGTAATGCCAAACTATCTTATTTCCTGGTCCACCAATAAGGTGATTCTCAGAAACTATGAAGGCGTCATCACAACCTATAAAGAACCCCTTTCCTATGAGCAAACCTTTTGTGACCGAAATTGTGATGAATGCAACCTGCAACTGCCATTGGAGGATGCAGCAGAGTATCGGGCAGTAGGAATCGAAAAATTGCTGGCAGATTACGACAACACCATAGCCATTGTTCCGGAAAATAACGACAGAACTGAACGGCGTAAAGCTAGCTGA